A genomic window from Emys orbicularis isolate rEmyOrb1 chromosome 24, rEmyOrb1.hap1, whole genome shotgun sequence includes:
- the ADAMTSL5 gene encoding ADAMTS-like protein 5, producing the protein MAKRSPDARISGRRGAGTESQEGLTSSQLTMGSQSIWHSFLGTVLLLAWLSVGWGIGSTQGTASRTLAFGLEPQPRHRRQPGRGEWGPWGGWSACSSTCGDSASFRTRKCIRFPEEKLCAGEPRQYRVCKLHECPGSSVPFRAVQCSLYDGKPIPGSQARYQWVPFHGAPNLCDLNCLAVGHNFYYTFGRVLDGTRCSPDSPDLCISGQCLTAGCDGLLGSGSRSDACGRCDGRNDSCLFVKRVFRAALPSSGFFGYKNVTRIPAGAMHIKVTDRSRNYLALMNGAQRYVINGDWAIDWPGAYEVAGTTVRYARDPDNHETLEAAGPTEEDLHIMVLVQEPNPGIEYEFWLPRERHGHLQGDSSPLRQPQPRELDLDPPSVPQPGPWTTLVPPTHLSVRDTTTESSRRGPTDTAQTGSCGRCQTPKGKSQRIRHYCQSDFVFRARILAKRPIGQETRYDVQVKHTYRNRFPLVHREYVWVSNACDCPQLLERREYLLMARRHVNYEHTLNRILLQRGSYARPWSPREDKLLRDIAGHCARGRPA; encoded by the exons ATGGCAAAGCGCTCACCTGATGCCAGGATTAGCGGAAGGAGAGGAGCGGGCACAGAAAGCCAGGAGGGCCTGACATCCAGCCAGCTGACCATGGGCTCCCAGAGCATCTG GCACAGTTTCCTGGGGACCGTCCTGCTCTTGGCCTGGCTGAGTGTTGGCTGGGGCATCGGCAGCACTCAG GGGACAGCCAGCAGGACCCTGGCGTTCGGCCTGGAGCCTCAGCCCCGTCATCGGCGCCAGCCGGGCCGTGGGGAATGGGGGCCGTGGGGAGGCTGGAGCGCCTGCTCCAGTACGTGTGGGGACAGCGCCTCCTTTCGCACCAGGAAATGCATCCG GTTCCCCGAAGAGAAGCTGTGTGCAGGGGAGCCCCGGCAGTATCGAGTGTGCAAGCTACAC GAGTGTCCTGGCAGCTCGGTGCCCTTCCGGGCCGTGCAGTGCTCTCTGTATGACGGCAAGCCCATCCCGGGGAGCCAGGCGAGGTACCAGTGGGTTCCTTTTCATGGAG cgcCCAACCTCTGTGACCTGAACTGCCTGGCGGTGGGACACAATTTCTACTACACCTTCGGCCGAGTGCTGGATGGGACCCGCTGCAGCCCGGACTCCCCGGATCTCTGCATCAGCGGCCAGTGCTTG acagcGGGCTGCGACGGGCTCCTGGGGTCCGGCTCTCGGAGCGACGCCTGCGGCCGGTGCGACGGCAGGAACGACTCGTGCCTCTTCGTAAAGAGGGTGTTCCGGGCCGCGCTCCCCTCCTCCG GTTTCTTTGGGTACAAGAACGTGACGAGGATCCCGGCAGGGGCGATGCACATCAAGGTCACCGACCGGAGCCGCAACTACCTAG CACTGATGAACGGGGCGCAGCGGTACGTGATCAACGGGGACTGGGCCATCGACTGGCCGGGCGCGTACGAGGTGGCAGGCACCACGGTGCGCTATGCCCGGGACCCGGACAATCACGAGACCCTCGAGGCAGCCGGGCCAACAGAGGAGGATCTGCACATCATG GTCCTGGTCCAGGAGCCGAACCCGGGCATTGAGTATGAGTTCTGGCTCCCCAGGGAGCGGCACGGGCACCTCCAGGGCGACTCCAGCCCCCTGCGACAGCCTCAGCCTAGAGAGCTCGACCTCGACCCACCCAGCGTGCCCCAGCCTGGGCCCTGGACCACGCTGGTGCCCCCCACTCACCTCAGCGTCAGGGACACGACCACGGAGAGCTCCCGGCGGGGACCCACAGACACAGCTCAAACAG GAAGCTGCGGCAGGTGCCAGACGCCCAAGGGAAAGTCCCAGCGCATCCGCCACTACTGCCAGAGTGACTTTG TGTTCCGGGCCCGGATCCTGGCCAAGCGGCCGATCGGGCAGGAGACGCGCTATGACGTGCAGGTGAAGCACACCTACCGCAACCGCTTCCCCCTGGTGCACCGGGAGTACGTGTGGGTCTCCAATGCCTGCGActgcccccagctgctggagcgCCGCGAGTACCTGCTCATGGCCCGGCGGCACGTCAACTACGAGCACACGCTCAACCGCATCCTGCTGCAGCGCGGCAGCTACGCCCGGCCCTGGTCGCCCCGCGAGGACAAGCTGCTGCGGGACATCGCCGGGCACTGCGCCCGGGGCAGGCCGGCGTGA